A stretch of the Peromyscus leucopus breed LL Stock chromosome 10, UCI_PerLeu_2.1, whole genome shotgun sequence genome encodes the following:
- the Hopx gene encoding homeodomain-only protein, with the protein MSAETASGPTEDQVEILEYNFNKVNKHPDATTLCLIAAEAGLTEEETQKWFKQRLAQWRRSEGLPSECRSVTD; encoded by the exons ATGTCGGCGGAGACCGCGAGCGGCCCCACGGAGGACCAGGTGGAGATCCTGGAATACAACTTCAACAAGGTCAACAAGCACCCCGACGCCACCACGCTGTGCCTCATCGCCGCCGAGGCGGGCCTCACGGAGGAGGAGACGCAG AAATGGTTTAAGCAGCGCCTGGCCCAGTGGCGGCGGTCAGAAGGCTTGCCCTCCGAATGCAGGTCTGTTACGGATTAG